In the genome of Oncorhynchus nerka isolate Pitt River linkage group LG27, Oner_Uvic_2.0, whole genome shotgun sequence, the window TAATTTCTTTCAGcgaatcatcagtcatttgtcaGTGCCGGGCATGTTATTAggtgcccttccctataagcatgctgaaagtctcaATTGTTTTTCTGtaaaataacattgtatttgGTTAAACATGATTTTTCCAAACGTTTGCTAAGCACCAgaaacaggctgattggtcagctgttTGAACCATTAAAGGGTGCTTTGCCATTCTTGGGCACCGGAATGACCTTTGCCTCCCTCCAGGCCCGAGGGCACACACCGTCATCTAGACTTAAACGGAAGATGTAGCAAACAGGAGTCCCAATGTATTCTGCTACCAACTTCAGCTTGCCCTTATTTATGGATACCAACAACTTTGTTCACCTCTGCTACACCAACAACTTTGTTCACCTCTGCTACACCAACAACTTTGTTCACCTCTGCTACACCAACAACTTTGTTCACCTCTGCTACACCAACAACTTTGTTCACCTCTGCTACACCAACAACTTTGTTCACCTCTGCTACACCAACAACTTTGTTCACCTCTGCTACAGCAACAACTTTGTTCACCTCTCCTACAGCAACAACTTTGTTCACCTCTCCTACAGCAACAACTTTGTTCACCTCTCCTACAGCAACAACTTTGTTCACCTCTCCTACAGCAACAACTTTGTTCACCTCTCCTACAGCAACAACTTTGTTCACCTCTCCTACAGCAACAACTTTGTTCACCTCTCCTACAGCAACAACTTTGTTCACCTCTCCTACAGCAACAACTTTGTTCACCTCTCCTACAGCAACAACTTTGTTCACCTCTCCTACAGCAACAACTTTGTTCACCTCTGCTACACCAACTTTGCAGAACTCAAAACGACACTGCTGGTCTTTCATTATTTGGTCCGTTATGCATGAATATGAAGACTCAGCGTTTGTTGTTTGCATGTGatgcctaaatttgctaatctggtcaacaacaaaaaagtttaAGTGAATATATCAAAGGGTTTTGTTATGAACAAGCCATCTGCCTCAATGAAGGATGGAGCAAAGTTTGCTTTTTTTACCCAAGAATTTCATTTAAGGTACTCCAGAGCTTTTACCTATCATCTTTGTTCCATGGTATATTTTCTCCTTTTTGTTTAGTTTAGTGATCTCAATTTACTGTATGTTTGCCAATCTGCCGAGTTGGAAGACTTATTTTCTATGCCTTATCCCTCTCAGCCATAGTGTTTTAATTCATCTCTCCATGGGGATTTGgtagtgctaacagtcagtttcttgatGGGCGCAGGCCTGTCTGTAACTGGAAGAAGCAATATCATCATCTAAAAAGAGTAGTGATGTATGTAAACCTTTTAGAGAGATTTGGACAGACATacatgtattttcatgaatgacCCATGCACGGAATGCTTTTTGGTCATTATATGGTCAGCAGTAATTTGGAACCCAATGTGTTCACCTACTTTCTGGAATCTTTCTCGGGGTACATCGTCTGACCTTCAGCTTCATTCACCATCACCCAGTACTTGTTGTTGAACTCGATCACCTCTTTCCCCTTCTCATTGACAGCCTTCATCTCTGGGTAACAGTGCAGAATTTCTGACATGGTTTTATCCctgagggggagatagagaaatCAGACCACTTCATGTAAAGAAAACACAAGAACACTTTTCATAGAGGTAGTTACTTACTTGCTCATCAACCGTGTCTTCAAGGCACTGATTATTAATGAGGAGTCATTCAGTTGCTGATGAGTCAAGAGCAccgaaggggagagagagagaacacctgaCAAGTTTTCCCATCATCCCATACACACCTGTACGTTGTAACTATAATACCAAGTCATGCAGAGTGACTGTGTCCCCTCTTACCACATCATCATTCACCATCACAATTGGCACTTTTCTGTAAGTTGACCACTTGATTTCCTTCCTCATGACGGGGTTGACCTCCACAATCTCATATGGAAGCCCATGGTAGTCTAGGAAAGCTCGCACTTTACTGCAGAACGGGCAGGTCTTGTACTGATACAAGGTCAACTTCAGGCCACCAACAGAAGGCTGAGAAAGACAGGGACGTCAGTTAAAAGTACATTTCATTCATTAACGTTACATATACATTTACAACGCAAAATTTGGCACATTTGAGGATGTAACATTGGGCAAGCTACTTGACAAAAGTACACCAGAGGTTGTTAGCTGACAAACATAAGATTACTGTGCTTCAAGTATATATGGCCAGTAACGAAAATATTTTTCCCATTAATATTCTTGCCAAGTATTATTACCTTGACATCTTCTTCAGCAAGGTGATGTTGGACGGAGAGCTTTATTGTTTGATACAAGCCAAGCCCCCCTCCAAACAGGAACGCACACCCCAGGACCCTGCCACCGCGCAGAGGTGTGCTGAAAAGCAGTTTGGAACGGAATCCTGCACCACCTGTTCTGTAGGCCCGGCTCGATCCATGTAGCGGGACCCTTGGAATCAGGGATGCAATATTCCCAGCACGACATGGTGGAGACTCTAAAATGTGCCAGCCGACCTTACTGAGAGTTCTCGCACAGGCGGCTGCCATCTTATTTTTTACATAAATTCCCACAATTCTGTGCGTTGGGACTTGTTCGAGTACATCGTATCAACGCTGAATTTTCGCTCTTGGTAATGCGTTTTGGTGGGATGTTCAAGAGCGAACACTTTCTATACGCTTGAGCTAACTCATACTGTAAATTCCATTTTTTTTCTTGGCTGGTTACGAGCTGGATTTTAAAGATTTAGTCTCACAGCTGTAAATAATCTTTGCTTAAAAGTTTATTTTGAGCATCAGTCGACATAACGCATCACTGCTTGATGCGATGTACACCAACGTAAAATGATAGGATCATGCATTATATGACTAGTGTTTGTATTACTATTGGGGCTGAATTAAATGAACAATTCCAAAGAAAGAAATGGCATCATGAAATTGTTAAAATCAGACCAATGCGCATTGCACGCCCCCCGTGGTTGCAGGGGGAGGTTTGAGAATGAAGATAGAGGATGACCTAGAAATTAAATGCTGAGCGATTGCAATGGATTGTGAAGTTTAGACTAATAGCTGAATAAACTATTGCAGTATCGTACTACATATCAACTCAAGGTGGTGCTGAACTCACTGAGGACATTTCCACAAGGATACCAATCGCTGATTTGGTACACGAACTGTGGATAATCAAAATGCTGGATGCCGGTACAGAAGAAATGAGAATCTATTCTGAACGTGCACGAGAAGACATTTGAAGAAGGTCATGAAATTGAGAGGATGATAATGCTGgaaaaacaggtatactacagtcACCTGGGGTAACGTTCATTATGTGAGGTGCACTAGCTGTCACGGTGTTGTAGTGTTGCGTCGACAcacataataaataatacatcaTATTATGATTTTGACATCATCTGAAACCTCACTGAATAAACCCCTAATCTGAATGCATGTGAATAGTAATTTGTCAGCATGCCCATGACCCCAAATATTGATTATGCATTTATTGGATGTGTGGATAATTCTCCCTATGGTCTACTATGCTGAAGGTGAAATATCATAATTTCATCGTTGGTGCATGAATAAACATCATTATCTCACATCCATCATTGCAACAGCATCTGTTAGTCAGTTTCCTTAGATATGGTCTGAATGTGATacacataatctctctctctctctgtgtatctctctcactcacacacactcatgctttctctctctctctctctctctctctctctctctctctctctctctctctctcacacacacacacacacacacacagatagacaggcaAACCCATGCACGTGTGCATACACAAACATGCATCCACATGCAACACTTTCTGGAGTCTCTTTGCATTTCCAATGTCTTCATCATGTGTGtttatctgtctgtgtgtttccaaCAAAGGCCCCTGTGTAGACTGCCTTCACATTTAATGACATACACACATGAACACTTTTCTGATTAAAAGATAAAGGGCATGACGCTGAATATTTAAATCTCTGTTGGTTGTTTTTATAATAGGCAGTGCATTGATAAGAATTAACAATAAACACAATGATATTCTTGGCAAGGAAGTGAAGTTCTCTAGGAAATATCCTTTTTGGATCAGGCCCTCTGGCCTTCAGCGCCTGAGGGAGGGTGACCTCCCATTGTTAAACTCAGCTCTTGGGCTATAAAGAAAGCAAAGAAAGCCTCCCCCAAAAACAACAAACTCTCCAACAGCTTTTGAAATGGACTTGTTTGCTCTCTCTGGATTTTGATATATTATACATATGTGAGAGGAAATATCTggggttaccatggtaacatcacctgTTGACCATGAGTTTTCAGGCAGGGAGAGGTTTTGCAGGATGTTGCTCTCTGCGTCACTCCTGGAACACAGGTCTTCCTTTGTACATAAACCTATCATGAACTGCCTCACAAAGTTGTTTTTTATGTGCACGTGTCTGTgtctggtgggggggggggttgaatatgaaGAAATATGCCTAAAAAGGCATGAAATGATGGCTCTGTTCATTTTcgatctctgtctttctccttccctgACTTCAAAACTGTAGACGATTGATCTTCTTCATGCATTTTCTCTTCATTGTTGTATGACTTTAAGCAGTTTTGATGTGGCATATGAGCTCATTTCTGATTCTGAATAGAAAAAagcagacctcctctctaatAGACTGGCCTCACTGTACACATATGGCTCCTTCTTCTTTATGGAATGTGACAGGAatctgtgattttttttttatcacacgCCTTAGTTTTCTGTGCACAATGCAGAAGAGCTCCTTATAATCCTTCTATATCTTTTTGGCCCTGCCCTTTAATCATCAGAACGAGTTGTAATGTGAGTTAAATTATGATACAATGCCTTTGTGTGTAAACTTACTTTGCAAGCTGTCATTGTTCCAATAGTATAAAGGCTATGCCATTACTACTGTCGGAACCATTTCAGCccacttacagtgcattcagaccccttgactttttccacattttgttacattacagccttattctaaaattgattaaatatatctattttttcatcaatctacacacaatgccccataatgacaaagcaaaaacagtttctttacattttagcaaatgtataaaaaaacaaaaaaacagacatacattatttacataagtattctgaccctttgtCACGTTTGTCGTATGAAGACAGGCAActacaggcaactacacatagtcaagatcccaaaccagaaagtgggaaaaaggcctgcctaaatatgatccccaattttttttattttaccattatttaactaggcaagtcagttaagaacaaattcttattttcaatgatggcctatgaacagtgggttaactgccttttcaggggcagaacgacagatttgtaccttgtcagctcggggatttgaacttgcaacctttcggttactagtccaacactctaaccactaggttaccctgccaccccaagacaatgataaacagctgtctctgattgggaaccatatcaggccaacatagacatacaaaacccctagacatacaaaaacctagagtacccaccctagtcacaccctgacctaaccaaaatatatagaaaacagagatatctaaggtcagggcttgacagtaccacccccccccaaaggtgcggactcccggccgcaaacctgaacctataggggagggtccggatgggcatctaccctcggtggcggctccggttctGGATGCAGTCCCCGCTCCCTACACtgatccctccacttctgtggaACCGGACAATGGATCGTTGTCGGAGGAACCGGACCATGGATCACAGCCGGAGGCTCAGAACTGGGAACCGTCGCTGAagactctggactggggaccgtcgctggagaccccggactggggaccgtcgctggagaccccggactggggaccatcgctggagaccccggactggggaccatcACTGGAGaccctggactggggaccgtcgccggaggctccggactgggaactgtcgccgaagactctggactgggaacatctgtcacgttcgtcgtatgaaggagaccaaggtgcagcgtggtatgcgtacattctcttttaattaaaagaatgaacactgaacaaactaataaaataacaaacgaaacgtgaagctatacaataGAGTGCctacaggcaactacacatagtcaagatcccaaaCCAGAAAGTGGGGAAAAggcctgcctaaatatgatccccaatcagagacaacgataaacagctgtctctgttgggaaccatatcaggccaacatagacatgcaaaacccctagacatacaaaaaccctagacatacaaaaacctagagtacccaccctagtcacaccctgacctaaccaaaatatatagaaaacagagatagctaatgtcagggcgtgacaccctttgttatgagactcgaaattgcgctcaggtgtatcctgtttccattgatcatcctggagatgtttctacaacttcattggagttcacctgtggtaaattctattgattagacatgatttggcaaggcacacacctgtctatataaggtcccacagttgacagacattctgcagcattgaaggtccccaaggacacagtggcctccatcattcttaaatggaagaggtttggaaccaccaagactcttcctagagctggctgcccggccaaactgagcaatcgggggagaagggccttggtcagggaggtgaccaagaacccgatgttcaGTCTGACAGTgctccagatttcctctgtggagatgtgagaaccttccagaaggacaaccatctcaggattctctggtctgatgaatccaagattgaattctttggcctgaatgctaagcatcacatctggagggaacctggcaccatccctctggtgaggcatggtggtggcagcgctggagtggcttccggacaagtctttgaatgtccttgagtggcccagccagagaccggacttgaacccgatcaaacatctctggagaggcctgaaaatagctttgcagttacgctccccatccaacctgacagagcttgagaggatcttcagagaagaatgggaggatatgaatacttatgtaaatctgatatttccgtttaaaaaaaaaaatgtttttattgctttgtcattatggggtattgtgtgtagattgatgaatgagggggaaaaaacaatttaatcaattttagaacaaggctgtaacataacaacatttggaaaaagtaaagggatctgaatacttcccgaatgcactttATGTGGTTTTTGTGTGTTATGTTGTCCATAGTTTTTGTCTTTGTATATTCCACGTAATTTGTACACTAGACGACACTATATGTTGGGTCATTGGTCACATGTATATTGGcacacaggtgaccaggaagtagGGATGCACAGGTATGGCGAGCATATGCTGTTTTTATCTTTGCTGATTGATGGGCAAAAGACCCAACAAAAGAGTGACATTTGGAAAGCGGTTTGTTTTGCAAGACATTTTGCAAATCCCATTGTATCCCACCAGTGCTAGAGTGGCTATCAAGAAGGTTGGCCAACTACAGTTTGGGTCCTGTTAGTAACTATCCCTTTTATCTGGTCTGGCTAACTAGTAGCCGACATGGAAGTTCCATAAAACTATTTGGATATCACCAAAGACATTTTGTGTTTACAACATGCTGACATTGGAGAGCAAAGACGATGTTATTAATAACGAATAGATGATGTCCGGTGGCATTGACTATTATACTTTTAAGCAGAACAAGACTCATCGTGTTGTCTGCATGGTGGGGGTTCTGAGTGTGCTGTGCACCACCCTGTCCAGCCTTTGTCTACAGGAAGTGGACGTGTAGCCTATGCCACAACCAGCTTCCTGTCCTGGCTCTGGCAGTGAGGCAAGACTCGCATGCATGCAGCCATCGCATTGGCCACACGATTTAGCCCTATGAGGGGACATATTTGCCTTACAGTTTCCCTGACAACTACTATTCTACATTATGCAGGCAGTGTGGGACAGCCACTGCATCTGAAAACAGTTTGCAGTGTCTCAACCCTCATTCTATTGAACATAGAGGACACATACTCGTTTCACTGCCCACTTATCTGTCTACCTATAGCCAATGTTAAATTGCACCCAATCTACGAATTAGGGTTTGATTTGGTTTAGATTACAAATTGGTCTCTTCTCACTTCTCTGAATGAGCATTGTACGATAGTACTACATGTAGATGCTTTTGAAACTTACATTTCACAACAGCTACTGTGAATCACTCTTGTAAATTATGAAACAGGGTGTTTTAAATCAAAATGTACCAAGTCTATACTTTCTTTTTTCATGGGAGAAACAAGTTATTTGTCTAATTTTGTAAAAAGCGACTTTAGTCTTTAGCCATTTGAGCTAAAAGCTGTGTGACCTAAATGCAGTATCATGTCTGATTCATTTGAGTTCAGCTCTCTGTTTGAAGTCCTAGTGAGCTACTAGAGAGGGTAGCTGGGGCATTAACAGGAGCAGTACTTCATGCAGAAAGATGTGTGGACTGAGTGTGGACACATTGCACCTCTAATGTATCACTTTCAGCCAAACAAACACTTATAATTTTGCCTTGACAGCAGCCGACATAGCGACATGGATTTGCCCCAGAGCTATTTTCTCTTGTTTTACCTGGATTTGTTGTTTTTTCAGCACCTCTCTTTACACAACGCAGCCTTGCTTCCAGTGTTAACATTGACTACACTGCAGCAcagtcagagaagagagggaaatgaGCATACCTGCTGCATTTCacattactttttctctctgctgtctgcataCTTCTGTAGGCTGTGGTCCGTGTGAAAAGGTGTGCGAACAACATTACAATGCTACTGAGGAAGGAAAATCAGCCACTAATGTTTGAATGTGCTGCTGAATGCTGAGGGGTTCTACCTACAGCAGGATGAAATAGAAGAAAGTGGCTTGGGCAGCTGCTGAGAACACAGACAGTCCCTTGTGAGAAACACTCTGTGGAGctgaaaagagagtgagagggggagggaaagcgagagagagggagagagagaggctagaagaagcagatgagggagaggaggggttccTTCCAGTCTGCAGTGGTGGTGTTTCTGTCAGCAGCAGCCCGAAGTTcccgtttgtttgtgtgtgtatgtcattGATGCAGAGTGAGAGTTAAAGCGAAAGGGAGAGTAGCGATCTGTTGCTACAGGAGCCtctaccctctgtgttctgtctctgggAGTGAAATTAGCAGCATGGAGACCAAGTCCCTCTCCAGCTTTCACAAAGCCCTGGCTCAGCCAGTCAAGATGTGTATGTTTGATTTCCCTGTAAACATACTGGATGATCTGGTAAGAAAGAGCTCATCTGTTGTAATTTGAGGCAGTCGCAGTCtctttggctgtgtgtgtgtgtgtgtgtgtgtgtgtgtgtgtgtgtgtgtgtgtgtgtgtgtgtgtgtgtgtgtgtttatgagtgagagagagggttgtgattgagagagaggactTGTTTGTATGCTACAGTATGCTACCACCGGAGTGGGGGTTCAGCTGTTCAGTGTGTCTGGCACACATTCACAGTATAGTTAGGCAACCATTCCCCTGTGATGTCATTCACTTCTGCTTTTTTTCTCACACATGTTTGATCATGCCCACTGTTGAATGTGGATGTGTTTTTATTGCTTATTACATAGCTATGAATATGGTAATACTTGCTGATGGTTTGGTGTTGTTGTTATTCACTGAGTTTGGAAATAGACTATGTGATCTGGTCTCTAGTTCCTTCTGACTGTGACAGGtgcatctctgtgtgtttcatTGTGACAGCTGTTTTGCTCTAACTGTACTCTTCTTACTCACACCCTCATACACTTAATGATAGAGGAACTTGTTTTTGTTGTACTAGGTCCCTGTGGTAGCTGCTGGTCTAGGATGTATTTACAATTACCTGTTGAACAAATTGGAAAACAGAATCATTGCACTGGGGGTATTTTAAAGAAAAATGTTGTGTTCCCTCTGGCAGTCTTAAAAATGTTTGGTGTAGTATTTCTAAATGAAAAAATGGGCACGAAAATTAGTAATTtcttgttgaatgacaacaaagactttcCTGAAGGatctctactgttgaccaatcatcgacgaaggggcgtagacttcagcTAACGACCTCGGCTTGCCTCAAGAATTGTTGTGTGCCTGAACAACCGGGGAAAAAACGTACCAAAGTCCAAAACAAACAAATATCACAAAAgtcgtcataatatatgcacaaactcttcTGAACTGTTTCGGCTGTGAAGCATGCCGACACCCCAAACCATGTCAGAAAGACCATGTTTCCCCTGCTATTAGATAGGCTGTCTCCTCAAGGTATTGTTAAACTGCCTAAGAGTGATTGCTTTTGGTATTGTAAAATGATTTTTAAATGCAAAGACCTGAGCTAGGAGTGCCTCAGAATGGGCTAGCAGCTGCTTGGTTCGCAGGAGTTATTTCACTGTGTTTGAATGGAAGGTTTCTTTAGGAGCCGCCTCTCCGTCTGTCAGGGGGAAGTTCCTCTAAGAGCTATATCGATGTGACTTTGTGGACTTTTTTGTTCAGCTTGTTCAGCTTCTAGTTCACATAACGCCCCATAAAACTAGGCTCTGTAACCTTTACCAGAGATTCACCACAAAAACACCTGTAACCTATAGTTCGAACGATACGTACTCCACCATAAAGAAGCTGTACGTACTTGTGTTGGTAGTGGCACTACTTGGTTTAACTTTTGGTTTAACTGCTTATGCTGACCATTTTTGCATTCGTTTTAGCTGAAATCTAACATGTCTACATTCGTCAATCCATTAGTTGATTTTCTGA includes:
- the ptgesl gene encoding prostaglandin E synthase 2, yielding MAAACARTLSKVGWHILESPPCRAGNIASLIPRVPLHGSSRAYRTGGAGFRSKLLFSTPLRGGRVLGCAFLFGGGLGLYQTIKLSVQHHLAEEDVKPSVGGLKLTLYQYKTCPFCSKVRAFLDYHGLPYEIVEVNPVMRKEIKWSTYRKVPIVMVNDDVQLNDSSLIISALKTRLMSKDKTMSEILHCYPEMKAVNEKGKEVIEFNNKYWVMVNEAEGQTMYPEKDSRKEEIKWRKWADDWLVHLISPNVYRTTGEALASFDYIVREGKFGTYEGFFAKYVGAAAMFVISKRLKSRHNLQDDVRQDLYKAVNEWVVAIGKKRKFMGGDQPNLADLAVYGILRVMEGLEAWDDMMENTKVKSWYRRMEKATKSDKGQTDPALNIDQH